The following proteins are encoded in a genomic region of Rhizobium sp. CCGE531:
- a CDS encoding PsiF family protein: MRIATMFTTVAFVALFSVSAMAQTATTPSTTTTTPSTTMSTPSTSMPKPKAMKPAQTAVSKACSTQADAKGLHGKARAKFRSDCKKNGGKV, translated from the coding sequence ATGCGAATTGCTACTATGTTCACGACTGTTGCCTTTGTCGCGCTCTTCAGCGTCAGCGCCATGGCTCAAACCGCGACTACCCCCAGCACCACGACAACGACCCCCAGTACAACGATGTCGACGCCTTCGACGAGCATGCCCAAGCCGAAAGCAATGAAGCCGGCCCAGACTGCTGTGTCCAAGGCATGTTCGACCCAGGCCGATGCCAAGGGGCTGCATGGGAAGGCGCGCGCCAAATTCCGTAGCGACTGCAAGAAGAATGGCGGCAAGGTCTAA
- a CDS encoding cytochrome c biogenesis CcdA family protein translates to MSLADISLLSALLAGALSFLSPCVLPLVPPYLCYMAGISVEQFRGGGAAAAAAPNVRGNVLVSALFFTLGFATVFVALGAGASSIGLLLRQHLDILAKIGGLIIVIMGLNFLGLFRIGLLAREARFQSGGKPATLTGAYIMGLAFAFGWTPCIGPVLGAILGIAASRETVGAGAGLLAVYSLGLAIPFWIAAGFSGAFMSFLSRFRRHLGTVEKVMGGLLVLTGLAFIFGYVSDMAIWFQQTFPILMKIG, encoded by the coding sequence GTGTCGCTTGCCGATATCTCGCTTCTGAGTGCATTGCTCGCTGGAGCGCTTTCGTTTCTTTCACCCTGCGTGCTGCCGCTCGTGCCGCCTTATCTCTGCTACATGGCGGGAATCTCGGTCGAGCAGTTTCGCGGCGGCGGCGCGGCTGCCGCAGCGGCACCGAACGTTCGCGGCAATGTGCTGGTGTCGGCACTCTTTTTCACTTTGGGATTCGCCACGGTATTCGTTGCGCTCGGGGCCGGCGCCTCCTCTATAGGGCTGCTGCTGCGCCAGCACCTGGATATCCTCGCCAAGATCGGCGGTCTCATCATCGTCATCATGGGGCTGAATTTCCTCGGCCTTTTCCGCATCGGCCTTCTGGCCCGCGAGGCACGCTTCCAAAGCGGCGGCAAGCCGGCGACGTTGACGGGCGCCTATATCATGGGCCTTGCCTTCGCCTTCGGCTGGACCCCGTGCATCGGCCCGGTGCTTGGCGCCATCCTTGGCATTGCCGCATCGCGTGAGACGGTCGGCGCCGGCGCAGGCCTGCTTGCCGTCTATTCGCTCGGCCTTGCCATTCCCTTCTGGATCGCCGCAGGCTTTTCCGGCGCCTTCATGAGCTTTCTCTCCCGCTTCCGCCGTCACCTCGGCACGGTCGAGAAGGTCATGGGCGGGCTTCTGGTGCTCACCGGTCTCGCCTTCATTTTCGGCTATGTCAGCGACATGGCGATCTGGTTTCAGCAGACCTTTCCAATCCTGATGAAAATCGGTTAA
- a CDS encoding AEC family transporter, which yields MADIVGLLLPFFGLILIGYVAARVTKQPAEALGWLNTFIIYAALPALFFKLVSQTPIEQLTRIDFIAADIAATYSIFLLLFLVGRFLRRNSLADCTIQAFAGAYGNIGYMGPGLALLALGEKAAVPVALIVCFENALHFIVAPTLMALEGGDKRSPWRLAVDIAGKVLLHPFILSTALGFVVAALSLNQPVAFERFVNYLAQAAAPCALFAMGVTLALRPLKRIPVEIGYIVPVKLILHPLVVYIVLQAVGGFDPIWIAAAVLLAALPTATNVFVIGQQYGVWQERASATILITTACSVVTVSLVLYLIKSGALPAQLFP from the coding sequence ATGGCTGATATTGTCGGTCTGCTCCTGCCATTCTTCGGCCTGATCCTCATCGGTTATGTCGCCGCACGCGTTACCAAGCAGCCGGCGGAAGCGCTCGGCTGGCTGAATACCTTCATTATCTATGCCGCATTGCCGGCGCTGTTCTTCAAGCTCGTGTCCCAGACGCCGATCGAACAGCTGACGCGGATCGACTTCATCGCCGCCGATATCGCCGCGACCTATTCGATTTTCCTGCTGCTGTTTCTGGTCGGCCGCTTCCTGCGCCGCAATTCGCTGGCCGACTGCACGATCCAGGCGTTTGCCGGCGCCTACGGCAATATCGGCTATATGGGGCCGGGGCTTGCGTTATTGGCGCTGGGCGAAAAGGCGGCCGTTCCCGTTGCATTGATCGTCTGTTTTGAAAACGCGCTGCATTTCATCGTGGCACCCACCTTGATGGCGCTGGAAGGTGGCGACAAGCGCTCTCCGTGGCGGCTTGCTGTGGATATCGCCGGCAAGGTGCTGCTGCACCCCTTCATCCTGTCGACCGCGCTGGGTTTCGTCGTGGCCGCGCTTTCGCTCAATCAGCCCGTCGCCTTCGAGCGATTTGTCAATTATCTCGCGCAAGCAGCGGCACCCTGTGCACTATTTGCCATGGGGGTGACGCTCGCTCTGCGTCCGTTGAAGCGGATTCCGGTCGAGATCGGTTATATCGTGCCGGTGAAGCTCATCCTGCATCCGCTTGTCGTCTACATCGTTCTGCAAGCCGTCGGCGGATTCGATCCCATTTGGATCGCGGCGGCGGTCCTTTTGGCGGCGCTGCCGACGGCAACGAATGTCTTCGTCATCGGCCAGCAATACGGCGTCTGGCAGGAGCGGGCATCCGCCACCATCCTGATCACCACGGCCTGTTCCGTGGTGACGGTTTCCCTCGTTCTCTATTTGATAAAGTCGGGCGCCTTACCGGCGCAGCTTTTCCCGTAA
- a CDS encoding UbiH/UbiF family hydroxylase codes for MKQIEVAVIGGGLAGMITAFALARGGRSVALVAAPHNKADKRTTALMDQSIRFLERLTLWERIAPSAAPLTTMRIVDGTSRLLRAPTVSFRSSEIGLDAFGYNIPNAVLLDNLSEAIAAAGNISRIEASASEISFRDDGATIVLDNRDSIDAAFVVGADGRNSMVRETLGIKVKGWSYPQSAMVLNFAHSLPHQNISTEFHTESGPFTQVPLPGRRSSLVWVQKPAEAAANAEKSLEELGRLVEERMQSMLGQVTVEDSVQVWPLSGMTAYRFGKGRAVLIGEAAHVFPPIGAQGLNLSLRDILVLSDILCSRADQPIPAISGDSFDRKRRADIVSRTASVDLLNRSLLSDFLPVQMLRAAGMHVLSAIAPLRNIVMREGIEPGGSFRNFPSILREKLRR; via the coding sequence ATGAAGCAGATTGAAGTGGCCGTTATCGGCGGTGGCCTGGCCGGCATGATCACGGCATTCGCGCTCGCGCGCGGCGGAAGATCCGTCGCCCTTGTCGCCGCGCCGCACAACAAGGCCGACAAACGGACGACGGCGCTGATGGATCAATCGATCCGTTTTCTGGAGCGCTTGACGCTGTGGGAAAGGATCGCGCCTTCGGCTGCGCCGCTGACCACGATGCGCATCGTCGACGGCACTTCGCGGCTGCTGCGCGCTCCCACCGTCTCGTTCCGATCGTCCGAGATCGGACTGGACGCCTTCGGCTACAATATTCCAAACGCCGTATTGCTCGACAATCTCAGCGAAGCCATCGCAGCGGCAGGCAATATCAGCCGCATCGAAGCCTCCGCATCCGAAATCAGCTTCCGCGATGATGGGGCGACGATCGTCCTCGACAACCGCGATTCGATCGACGCGGCATTCGTCGTCGGCGCCGATGGCCGCAACTCGATGGTGCGCGAGACCTTGGGGATCAAGGTCAAGGGCTGGTCCTATCCCCAATCGGCGATGGTGCTGAACTTTGCGCATAGCCTGCCACATCAGAACATCTCCACGGAATTTCACACGGAAAGCGGCCCCTTTACACAGGTGCCTTTGCCCGGCAGGCGTTCAAGCCTCGTCTGGGTGCAGAAGCCGGCCGAAGCGGCCGCCAATGCGGAAAAGTCGCTCGAAGAGCTCGGCAGGCTGGTGGAGGAGCGGATGCAATCGATGCTCGGCCAGGTGACGGTCGAAGACAGCGTGCAGGTCTGGCCGCTTTCCGGCATGACGGCCTATCGCTTCGGCAAGGGCCGTGCCGTGCTGATTGGCGAAGCCGCGCATGTCTTTCCGCCGATCGGCGCCCAGGGGCTCAATCTCAGCCTTCGCGATATATTGGTGCTATCGGACATTCTCTGCTCGCGCGCCGACCAGCCAATCCCGGCGATATCGGGCGATAGTTTCGACCGCAAGAGACGCGCTGATATCGTCAGCCGGACAGCGAGCGTCGATCTTCTCAACCGCTCGCTTCTGTCGGATTTCCTGCCAGTGCAGATGCTGCGCGCCGCGGGGATGCATGTGCTTTCCGCCATTGCTCCGCTTCGCAATATCGTGATGCGCGAGGGTATCGAGCCCGGCGGCAGCTTCCGCAATTTTCCGTCGATATTACGGGAAAAGCTGCGCCGGTAA
- the pcsA gene encoding phosphatidylcholine synthase, translating to MKIFKYKRVPYAEMRAFSVHILTASGSFLAFLGVVAASEHRFVDMFWWLGLALLVDGIDGPIARKVRVKEVLPNWSGDTLDNIIDYVTYVLLPAFALYESGMIGEPWSFVAAGMIVVSSAIYYADTGMKTDEYFFSGFPVVWNMVIFTLFVIDASATTAMVLVGVSVVLTFLPINFLHPVRVKRLRPLNLGIFLFWSALGVYSLLMHFLMPQWAVFLFIISGIYLYCIGAVLQFFPSLGRQ from the coding sequence ATGAAAATCTTCAAGTACAAGCGGGTGCCTTACGCGGAGATGCGTGCTTTCTCCGTTCATATACTGACGGCATCTGGATCGTTTCTCGCCTTTCTCGGGGTCGTCGCAGCGTCCGAGCATCGTTTCGTCGACATGTTCTGGTGGCTTGGCCTGGCGCTGCTGGTCGACGGCATCGACGGACCGATCGCGCGCAAGGTTCGCGTCAAGGAAGTCCTTCCCAATTGGTCCGGCGATACGCTCGACAATATCATCGACTACGTGACCTATGTGCTGCTGCCGGCCTTCGCGCTCTATGAAAGCGGCATGATCGGCGAGCCGTGGTCGTTCGTCGCGGCCGGCATGATCGTGGTTTCCAGCGCCATCTATTACGCGGATACCGGCATGAAGACGGATGAATATTTCTTCTCCGGCTTTCCGGTCGTCTGGAACATGGTGATCTTCACGCTCTTCGTCATCGACGCCAGCGCGACGACGGCGATGGTCCTCGTCGGCGTTTCCGTCGTCTTGACCTTCCTGCCGATCAATTTCCTGCATCCCGTGCGCGTCAAGCGGTTGCGGCCGCTGAACCTCGGCATATTTCTTTTCTGGTCGGCGCTCGGGGTCTATTCGCTGCTGATGCACTTCCTCATGCCGCAATGGGCCGTTTTTCTCTTTATCATCAGCGGTATTTATCTCTATTGTATCGGGGCCGTGCTGCAGTTTTTCCCGTCCCTCGGACGTCAATGA
- a CDS encoding quinone oxidoreductase: MKKTKVVRIHENGGPDVMKLEEVDLPPPGAGEVQIRHAAIGLNFIDVYFRSGLYKAPQFPLPLGKEAAGTITEVGPGVTDFAVGDRVAYVGSDGAYSIERNIETRHLVKVPDDIPLETAASMMLKGMTAEYLLNRTFKVGPGTTLLFHAAAGGVGLIAGQWAKALGAGTVIGTAGSAEKVELALAHGYDYVIDYSKENFADRVREITGGKGVDVVYDSVGKDTFPHSLDCLKPLGMWVTFGQSSGPIENFNLAILNQKGSLFATRPSLFAYVGTPDELRASANALFAVVQSSKVRINIHQTYPLVDVGRAHADLEARKTSGTTLLIP; this comes from the coding sequence ATGAAGAAGACCAAGGTCGTCCGCATCCATGAAAATGGCGGTCCTGATGTCATGAAGCTGGAGGAGGTGGATCTGCCGCCTCCGGGCGCCGGTGAAGTACAGATCCGCCACGCCGCAATCGGCCTGAACTTTATCGACGTCTATTTCCGATCGGGTCTCTACAAGGCGCCTCAGTTTCCGTTGCCGCTCGGCAAGGAAGCCGCGGGCACGATCACCGAGGTCGGGCCCGGCGTGACCGATTTTGCCGTCGGCGACCGTGTCGCCTATGTCGGCAGCGACGGCGCCTACAGCATCGAGCGCAATATCGAGACGCGCCATCTGGTCAAGGTGCCTGACGATATCCCGCTCGAAACCGCCGCATCGATGATGCTGAAGGGAATGACGGCCGAATATCTGCTGAACCGCACCTTCAAGGTCGGCCCGGGAACGACGTTGCTGTTTCACGCCGCCGCCGGCGGCGTCGGCTTGATTGCCGGCCAATGGGCCAAGGCTCTCGGAGCCGGAACCGTCATCGGCACGGCCGGTTCCGCGGAAAAGGTCGAGCTGGCATTGGCGCATGGCTATGACTACGTCATCGACTACAGCAAGGAGAATTTCGCCGACCGCGTCCGGGAGATTACCGGCGGCAAGGGCGTCGATGTCGTCTACGATTCGGTTGGCAAGGACACGTTTCCGCATTCGCTCGATTGCCTGAAGCCGCTCGGCATGTGGGTCACCTTCGGCCAATCGTCCGGTCCGATCGAGAATTTCAATCTCGCCATCCTCAATCAGAAGGGGTCGCTTTTCGCCACGCGACCGAGCCTCTTTGCCTATGTCGGCACACCTGACGAGTTGAGGGCCAGCGCGAACGCGTTATTTGCTGTTGTGCAAAGCAGCAAAGTGCGTATCAATATTCATCAGACTTATCCGCTTGTTGATGTAGGGCGCGCGCACGCGGATTTGGAAGCCAGGAAAACGAGTGGAACTACACTACTGATCCCATAG
- a CDS encoding ABC transporter ATP-binding protein: MSSSDAPATGALLSVRKLTKLFGSFAACNEIDLEIQPGEIHALLGENGAGKSTLVKMLFGVLEPSHGQIVWQGQPVSIDAPGTARKLGIGMVFQHFSLFEALTVAENIALSLDSNIPLAKISDEAAKLSLAYGLPLDPNAHVADLSVGERQRIEIVRALLQNPKLIILDEPTSVLTPQEADRLFETLFQLRDEGRSVLYISHRLEEVQRICSRATVLRHGKVTGACDPRQETTGSLARMMVGSDVASVHHEGLDKKGDILLEVAGLSALARTPFAMSLKDVSLRVRAGEVLAIAGVAGNGQGELFDVISGEYTVASDNLVQLRGKAVGAKGINARRLLGAGFVPEERHGHAAVSALKLSDNLVLARNQSDRKAFLSGRFLNIIRHGAVKQATKRICEAMDVRKSGEDPAAGALSGGNLQKFIVGRELDRQPSVLVVNQPTWGVDAGAASRIRQALVDLARDGSAVLVISQDLDEIFEVATDIAVISEGRLSPSYPAGELTREKIGLLMGGLQESKTHPEPAHAH, from the coding sequence GTGTCGTCATCTGATGCGCCGGCAACCGGTGCGCTATTGTCGGTTCGCAAACTGACGAAACTGTTCGGCAGCTTTGCGGCTTGCAACGAAATCGATCTTGAAATCCAGCCAGGGGAAATTCACGCTCTCCTCGGTGAGAATGGCGCAGGCAAATCCACACTCGTGAAGATGCTGTTCGGCGTGCTCGAGCCGTCGCATGGGCAGATCGTATGGCAGGGACAGCCTGTTTCGATCGACGCGCCCGGCACGGCGCGCAAGCTCGGCATCGGCATGGTGTTCCAGCATTTTTCCTTATTCGAGGCGCTGACCGTCGCGGAAAATATCGCGCTCTCGCTCGACAGCAATATCCCGCTTGCAAAGATTTCCGACGAGGCCGCAAAGCTTTCGCTTGCCTATGGCCTGCCGCTCGATCCGAATGCGCATGTCGCCGATCTCTCCGTTGGCGAACGGCAGCGCATCGAGATCGTCCGCGCGCTTCTGCAGAATCCCAAGCTAATCATTCTCGACGAGCCTACTTCCGTTTTGACTCCGCAGGAGGCCGATCGCCTGTTCGAGACGCTGTTCCAGCTGAGAGACGAGGGGCGCTCGGTGCTCTACATCAGTCATCGGCTGGAGGAAGTGCAGCGCATCTGTTCGCGCGCCACCGTGCTGCGCCACGGCAAGGTAACCGGTGCCTGCGATCCGAGGCAGGAAACGACGGGCTCGCTTGCCCGCATGATGGTCGGCAGCGATGTCGCGAGCGTGCATCATGAAGGCCTGGACAAGAAGGGGGATATCCTCTTGGAAGTCGCGGGCCTTTCGGCGCTTGCGCGAACCCCCTTCGCCATGTCGCTGAAGGATGTTTCCCTGCGCGTGCGCGCCGGCGAGGTGCTGGCGATTGCCGGTGTCGCCGGAAATGGCCAGGGCGAGTTGTTCGATGTCATTTCAGGTGAATACACCGTTGCATCGGATAATCTCGTCCAGTTGCGCGGCAAGGCTGTGGGCGCCAAGGGCATCAATGCCCGCCGGCTGCTGGGCGCTGGTTTCGTGCCGGAAGAGCGCCATGGCCACGCCGCCGTGTCGGCATTGAAACTCTCCGACAATCTCGTGCTCGCCCGCAATCAGTCGGATCGCAAGGCGTTTCTGAGCGGGCGCTTCCTCAACATCATCAGGCACGGTGCGGTCAAGCAGGCGACGAAGCGGATCTGTGAGGCGATGGATGTGCGCAAAAGCGGCGAAGATCCGGCAGCCGGCGCGCTTTCGGGCGGCAATCTGCAGAAGTTCATCGTCGGCCGCGAACTGGATCGTCAGCCGAGCGTTCTCGTCGTCAATCAGCCGACCTGGGGCGTGGATGCGGGCGCTGCCAGCCGAATCCGCCAGGCTCTGGTCGATCTTGCCCGCGACGGTTCGGCCGTGCTCGTCATCAGCCAGGATCTGGATGAGATATTCGAAGTCGCGACCGATATCGCCGTCATCTCGGAAGGGCGGCTGTCGCCGTCCTATCCGGCCGGTGAGCTGACCCGCGAAAAGATCGGCCTGCTGATGGGCGGCCTGCAAGAATCGAAGACGCATCCGGAGCCTGCACATGCGCATTGA
- a CDS encoding ABC transporter permease yields the protein MRIELEKRPQVSKLFGFLSPLLALVLALIAGTIMFAVMGKDPVEALDAFFVEPLLEVWSLHELAIKAGPLILIAVGLCLCYRSNNWNIGAEGQFTMGAVAGSFIPIVFTDWHSPMVLPLMLLAGAIGGALYAAIPALLKAHFNTNEILTSLMLVYIAQLFLDWLSRGPWRDPQGHNFPQSIDFPPEAVLPAIWQDSGRAHWGIIFAVVAAILAWFLMKYTLKGFEITVLGQSARAGRFAGFSSRKMVWFAFLFSGALAGLAGISEVSGSIGHLQPAISPGYGFTAIIVAFLARLNPLGAVLSGLVLALTYLGGEAAQLSPGISAKAVSVFQGLLLFFVLSCDTLIYYKIRLVWSRVRGGAA from the coding sequence ATGCGCATTGAACTCGAAAAGCGCCCGCAGGTCTCGAAGCTGTTCGGCTTCCTGTCGCCATTGCTTGCCCTCGTCTTGGCGCTGATCGCTGGCACCATCATGTTCGCCGTCATGGGCAAGGATCCCGTCGAAGCGCTCGATGCCTTCTTCGTCGAACCTCTGCTGGAGGTCTGGTCGCTGCACGAACTGGCGATCAAGGCGGGGCCATTGATCCTGATCGCCGTCGGCCTTTGCCTCTGCTACCGCTCCAACAACTGGAATATCGGTGCCGAAGGCCAGTTCACCATGGGTGCCGTTGCCGGATCGTTCATCCCGATCGTCTTCACCGATTGGCATTCGCCGATGGTCCTGCCTTTGATGCTGCTCGCCGGCGCCATCGGCGGCGCGCTCTATGCCGCCATTCCGGCGCTTCTGAAGGCGCATTTCAACACCAACGAGATCCTGACGAGCCTGATGCTGGTCTATATCGCGCAGCTCTTCCTGGATTGGCTGTCACGCGGGCCATGGCGCGATCCGCAAGGTCACAATTTTCCGCAGAGCATCGATTTTCCTCCGGAAGCCGTGCTTCCGGCGATATGGCAGGATTCCGGGCGGGCGCATTGGGGCATCATCTTTGCCGTGGTCGCAGCGATCCTTGCCTGGTTCCTGATGAAATATACGCTGAAGGGCTTCGAGATAACGGTACTCGGCCAGTCGGCGCGGGCAGGGCGCTTTGCCGGTTTCTCCTCGCGGAAGATGGTCTGGTTTGCCTTCCTCTTCTCCGGTGCGCTGGCGGGATTGGCCGGCATATCCGAGGTTTCCGGTTCGATCGGCCATCTGCAGCCGGCGATCTCGCCGGGTTACGGCTTCACCGCCATCATCGTTGCCTTCCTCGCACGCCTCAACCCGCTCGGAGCCGTTCTCTCCGGCCTTGTGCTGGCGCTGACCTATCTCGGCGGCGAGGCGGCGCAATTGTCGCCGGGTATCTCCGCCAAGGCGGTGAGCGTCTTCCAGGGCCTCCTGCTGTTTTTCGTGCTCTCCTGCGACACGCTGATCTATTACAAGATCCGCCTGGTCTGGTCGCGGGTTCGGGGAGGTGCGGCATGA
- a CDS encoding ABC transporter permease, whose translation MSVFEAILLTIITASTPLVIAGLGELVVERSGVLNLGVEGMMIIGAVAAFVGAQMSGSPYVGLLTGIVAGALFSLLFGFLTLTLVTNQVATGLALTILGLGLSGMIGEGYVSVPGVQLREIVFPFLSGIPFLGPVLFKQDLTFYLSIALVIGVNWFLFRSRAGLKLRAVGDSHGSAHALGIDVIRTRYLAVMFGGACAGLAGAQLSLVYTPQWVENMSAGRGWVTLALVVFASWRPTRVMAGGYLFGAVTILQFHAQGFGVGIPSQFLSMLPYASTIVVLVIISQNRRATLINTPASLGKAFVPER comes from the coding sequence ATGAGCGTCTTTGAAGCAATTCTTCTGACCATCATCACGGCATCGACGCCGCTCGTCATCGCTGGCCTCGGCGAGCTGGTGGTGGAGCGTTCGGGCGTGCTCAATCTCGGTGTCGAAGGCATGATGATCATCGGCGCCGTCGCGGCTTTCGTTGGCGCGCAGATGAGCGGATCGCCCTATGTCGGCCTGCTGACCGGCATCGTGGCGGGTGCCTTGTTTTCGCTGCTGTTCGGCTTCCTCACCCTGACGCTGGTGACGAACCAGGTCGCGACCGGCCTGGCACTGACCATCCTCGGCCTCGGCCTTTCCGGCATGATTGGAGAAGGCTATGTCAGCGTGCCTGGCGTGCAGTTGCGGGAGATTGTTTTCCCGTTCCTGTCGGGTATCCCGTTCCTCGGACCGGTGTTGTTCAAGCAGGATCTCACCTTCTATCTTTCGATCGCGCTGGTGATCGGCGTCAACTGGTTCCTCTTCCGCAGCCGTGCCGGCCTGAAGCTGCGCGCCGTGGGTGACAGCCATGGCTCCGCCCATGCGCTTGGCATCGACGTCATCCGCACCCGTTATCTCGCCGTCATGTTCGGCGGAGCCTGCGCTGGGCTTGCCGGCGCGCAGTTGTCGCTCGTCTACACGCCGCAATGGGTTGAGAACATGTCTGCCGGCCGTGGCTGGGTGACGCTGGCGCTGGTGGTCTTCGCGTCCTGGCGGCCGACGCGCGTCATGGCCGGCGGCTATCTTTTCGGCGCCGTGACGATCCTGCAGTTTCATGCGCAGGGCTTCGGCGTCGGCATTCCCTCGCAATTCCTGTCGATGCTGCCCTATGCATCGACTATTGTGGTTCTCGTCATCATCTCTCAAAATCGCCGCGCGACCTTGATCAACACGCCAGCGTCGCTCGGCAAGGCCTTCGTTCCGGAGCGCTGA
- a CDS encoding BMP family ABC transporter substrate-binding protein has translation MKKLALALATTAAAIIGFAAAAEAAPTKVCFVYVGSHTDGGYSQAHDLGRQQVQKEFGNKIETPYLENVPEGPDAERAIERLARSGCSLIFSTSFGFMDATVKVAAKFPKVKFEHATGFKSGPNLATYNSRFYEGRYILGQIAAKTSKNHGAAYIASFPIPEVVMGINSFEQGARSIDPSFKLKVVWVNTWFDPGKEADAAKAMVDQGVDVLTQHTDTTAPMQVAEERGIHAFGQASDMIAAGPKAQLTAVVDTWGNYYSKRVHALLDGTWKSEQNWDGLKDGILKMADYTNMPDDVKKMAQETEAKIKSGELAPFTGPINKQDGTPWLKAGEKADDGTLLGMNFYIEGVDDKLPASK, from the coding sequence ATGAAGAAACTAGCACTCGCCCTCGCCACGACAGCCGCCGCCATCATCGGCTTTGCGGCCGCTGCCGAAGCAGCTCCGACCAAGGTCTGCTTCGTCTATGTCGGCTCGCACACGGATGGCGGTTACTCGCAGGCGCACGATCTCGGCCGCCAGCAGGTCCAGAAGGAGTTCGGCAACAAGATCGAGACGCCTTATCTTGAAAACGTGCCGGAAGGCCCGGATGCCGAGCGCGCCATCGAGCGTCTCGCCCGTTCCGGCTGCTCGCTGATCTTCTCCACCTCGTTCGGCTTCATGGACGCGACCGTCAAGGTTGCGGCCAAGTTCCCGAAGGTGAAGTTCGAGCACGCGACCGGCTTCAAGAGCGGCCCGAACTTGGCCACCTACAACTCGCGCTTCTACGAAGGCCGCTACATCCTCGGCCAGATCGCCGCCAAGACGTCGAAGAACCACGGCGCCGCCTACATCGCCTCCTTCCCGATCCCGGAAGTGGTCATGGGCATCAATTCCTTCGAGCAGGGCGCCCGTTCGATCGATCCGAGCTTCAAGCTCAAGGTCGTATGGGTCAACACCTGGTTCGATCCGGGCAAGGAAGCCGACGCAGCCAAGGCCATGGTCGACCAGGGCGTTGACGTCCTGACCCAGCACACCGACACGACGGCGCCGATGCAGGTGGCCGAGGAGCGCGGCATCCACGCCTTCGGTCAGGCATCCGACATGATCGCCGCCGGCCCGAAGGCGCAGCTGACCGCTGTCGTCGACACCTGGGGCAACTACTACTCCAAGCGCGTTCACGCGTTGCTCGACGGCACCTGGAAGTCCGAGCAGAACTGGGACGGCTTGAAGGACGGCATCCTCAAGATGGCTGACTACACCAACATGCCCGACGACGTGAAGAAGATGGCGCAGGAAACCGAAGCCAAGATCAAGTCCGGCGAACTCGCGCCCTTCACCGGCCCGATCAACAAGCAGGACGGCACGCCCTGGCTGAAGGCAGGCGAAAAGGCCGATGACGGCACGCTGCTCGGCATGAACTTCTACATCGAAGGCGTCGACGACAAGTTGCCGGCTTCGAAGTAA
- the ytfQ gene encoding galactofuranose ABC transporter, galactofuranose-binding protein YtfQ, producing the protein MKLKTALISATMLAACMFTSASAKDLVVGFSQIGSESGWRAAETTLTKQEAKKRGVDLKFADAQQKQENQIKAIRSFIAQGVDAILLAPVVETGWDAVLKEAKEAKIPVILLDRTINAPKDLYLTAVTSDQIHEGKVAGDWLVKAVGDKKCNIVELQGTTGSSPAIARKKGFEEAIKGHDNLKIVRSQTGDFTRAKGKEVMESFLKAENGGKSICALYAHNDDMAVGAIQAIKEAGLKPGKDILTISIDSVPDLFKAMAAGEANATVELTPNMAGPAFDALDAYLKNKKEPAKWIQTESKLYTQADDPQKVYEQKKDLGY; encoded by the coding sequence ATGAAGTTGAAGACTGCACTGATCAGTGCCACGATGCTTGCCGCCTGCATGTTCACGTCGGCATCGGCTAAAGACCTGGTCGTCGGATTCTCGCAAATCGGTTCGGAGTCTGGTTGGCGTGCGGCCGAAACGACGCTGACGAAGCAGGAAGCCAAGAAGCGCGGCGTCGACCTGAAATTCGCTGACGCGCAGCAGAAGCAGGAAAACCAGATCAAGGCGATCCGCTCATTCATCGCGCAGGGCGTCGATGCGATCCTGCTGGCGCCTGTCGTCGAGACCGGCTGGGATGCTGTCCTGAAGGAAGCCAAGGAAGCCAAGATCCCCGTCATCCTGCTCGATCGCACGATCAACGCGCCGAAGGATCTCTATCTGACGGCCGTAACGTCCGACCAGATCCATGAAGGCAAGGTTGCGGGCGATTGGCTCGTAAAGGCTGTGGGCGACAAGAAGTGCAACATCGTCGAGCTGCAGGGCACGACGGGCTCTTCGCCGGCCATCGCGCGCAAGAAGGGCTTCGAAGAAGCCATCAAGGGCCATGACAACCTGAAGATCGTTCGTAGCCAGACCGGCGACTTCACCCGCGCCAAGGGCAAGGAAGTGATGGAAAGCTTCCTGAAGGCCGAGAACGGCGGCAAGAGCATCTGCGCGCTCTATGCCCATAATGACGACATGGCCGTCGGCGCCATCCAGGCGATCAAGGAAGCCGGCCTGAAGCCGGGCAAGGACATTCTGACGATTTCCATCGATTCCGTTCCGGACCTCTTCAAGGCCATGGCAGCCGGCGAAGCGAATGCGACCGTGGAGCTGACCCCGAACATGGCCGGCCCCGCCTTCGATGCGCTCGATGCCTATCTGAAGAACAAGAAGGAGCCGGCGAAGTGGATCCAGACCGAGTCCAAGCTCTACACCCAGGCCGATGATCCGCAGAAGGTCTACGAGCAGAAGAAGGACCTCGGCTACTGA